From a region of the Synchiropus splendidus isolate RoL2022-P1 chromosome 12, RoL_Sspl_1.0, whole genome shotgun sequence genome:
- the LOC128768349 gene encoding adhesion G protein-coupled receptor F5-like isoform X2 translates to MAVRKAAGCIIVVLLVYCCVKPPLPLGVFQHFGIDLLSPTHQIVRRSTLPNSTEYEVELVVEVLDLAQLRVFVAFLNLPVILTNTTQITSVNITTECSPTPGGRQCTCRDNYAFSSNNCQSGSACDPIIGGRCGCISGIPADGRYCELNTSSPATPSTTTVVTPTKAETMPTKPETTPTEAKTTPTKPKTTPTKANTAAAKTEEKLNVTLNIEFKDSYNDPTNDFHQDVLNTIETEFQKIDPGAQVRNLTFRSGSTIADYTVEAAFPDRNVIETVENGLIRELGKTYAVIFDSPEPLDFRPAKVFSGKTVTATCGPPSANLDFTSGWTAKWSLNNVDIQEDAEHRFTFQNNVSNLTILKTFRTDVGNYECRLTSANNSVFRQRLTFQLTDAPRIQVSPVLQKVACDREVTVDLKCEVQSPYTVRFTHNKTEATEVTYLFRVEDCGTPTNRFTCEVVKHPEFTRDITVEITREEFTCKVEDDPVFGNGLLNDVGRAPCAENEDGEITAVCNSSGMWGSREDTCVLKVINDLLEQSEIVNSITLPTFLEEVREQVESLSDEVSESANNIDATVEILQNIGELASSGNISLDKTTMEDFLRTSSVLTDDKAKLSWEELNTKTDTTLTRTRRSVTPTNESTSSLFLFSIESVTRVLTNDSFSISTDNILLDKTTYTDTYSEDFNSTVEIDLQESSGETHSLTVINFASMDNVLPVRATSSASKAEQVINGNVVIVQSSGSVDGIALTFDERNTSLGRPQCVFWNFSLFDRFGGWDDQGCEMVATVNGTVTCNCSHLTAFSMLMSPSAPDNLFLEIMTYIGVAISIASLVICLIIEAYAWKRMKLKDLTYLRHVCIVNIAVSLLIANIWFIIGAAVSESAVTTKGTCSAVTFFIHLFYLALFFWMLLFGLLLIKSMVSVFDTGSSKRSKLAIGFSLGYGAPLLIAVITIAVTAPNDEYTAGAKACWLNFFQSKALLAFVVPALTIVAINLVILIYVLFKMLVSRKRDLGNSARAQQQSDIVVIVRTVAVLSPFFGLTWSLGVGTMVEPTNFGIHAAFAFFNSLQGFFILVFGTLWDKKVRKEIGLSSRSSMSNTRNTTSGTSSSGLLGRLRRRGGDGYHVSTSNSSGNT, encoded by the exons ATGGCCGTGCGAAAGGCAGCGGGATGCATAATTGTTGTTCTGCTCGTGTACTGCTGTGTGAAGCCCCCACTGCCTCTGGGTGTCTTTCAG CATTTTGGGATTGATCTTCTGTCACCGACTCATCAGATAGTAAGACGATCCA CTCTACCGAATTCCACCGAGTATGAGGTGGAACTGGTTGTTGAAGTCTTGGACTTGGCACAGTTACGGGTGTTTGTGGCTTTTCTCAATCTTCCTGTGATCCTCACCAACACCACGCAAATTACATCTGTGAACATCACAACAG AGTGCTCACCCACACCAGGCGGGCGCCAGTGCACATGCAGAGACAACTACGCTTTCTCCAGTAACAACTGTCAAAGCGGGTCGGCCTGTGACCCGATCATCGGTGGCAGGTGCGGATGCATCAGTGGCATCCCGGCCGACGGTCGATACTGCGAGCTGAACACCAGCAGTCCGG CCACACCTTCTACGACTACAGTGGTGACTCCAACAAAAGCAGAGACGATGCCAACGAAACCAGAGACGACTCCAACAGAAGCCAAGACGACTCCAACGAAACCAAAGACGACTCCAACAAAAGCCAATACGGCCGCAGCAAAAACAG AAGAGAAATTAAATGTCACCCTGAACATTGAATTCAAAGACTCCTACAATGACCCGACCAATGACTTTCACCAAGACGTTTTAAATACG ATTGAGACTGAATTTCAAAAGATTGACCCGGGGGCACAAGTGAGAAATTTGACATTCAG GAGCGGGAGCACAATTGCCGACTACACAGTGGAAGCTGCTTTTCCAGATCGTAACGTGATCGAAACAGTCGAAAATGGATTAATCAGAGAGCTGGGCAAGACGTATGCGGTGATATTTGACA GTCCAGAACCTTTGGATTTCCGTCCAGCTAAGGTCTTCTCTGGGAAGACTGTCACGGCAACATGTGGTCCTCCTTCAGCCAACCTGGATTTCACCAGCGGCTGGACGGCCAAGTGGAGCCTGAACAACGTCGACATCCAGGAAGACGCAGAACACAGATTCACATTCCAGAACAATGTCTCCAATCTCACAATATTGAAAACGTTCAGAACTGACGTCG GAAACTACGAATGCCGATTGACGTCTGCAAACAATTCCGTCTTCCGTCAGAGATTAACTTTCCAGTTGACCGACGCACCACGGATCCAGGTGTCTCCTGTTCTGCAGAAAGTTGCTTGTGACAGAGAAGTGACTGTGGATTTGAAATGCGAGGTTCAAAGCCCTTACACAGTGAGGTTCACACACAACAAGACTGAAG CTACAGAGGTCACTTACCTGTTTAGGGTTGAAGACTGTGGCACACCCACAAACAGGTTCACTTGTGAGGTGGTCAAACATCCAGAGTTCACTCGAGATATCACGGTGGAAATAACAAGGGAGG AGTTCACGTGTAAGGTCGAGGACGATCCTGTATTTGGCAATGGATTGCTGAATGACGTGGGCAGAGCTCCGTGCGCCGAGAACGAGGACGGAGAGATAACAGCTGTTTGTAACAGCAGTGGCATGTGGGGAAGTCGAGAGGATACCTGCGTCCTGAAGGTCATCAACGATCTGCTTGAGCAGTCTGAG ATCGTGAACAGCATCACTTTGCCAACATTCTTGGAGGAAGTTAGGGAGCAAGTCGAGTCGCTGTCAGATGAAGTGAGTGAGTCCGCCAACAACATCGACGCCACTGTGGAAATCCTACAAAACATTGGAGAACTGGCATCGTCTGGGAACATATCGCTCGACAAAACCACAATGGAG GACTTTCTCAGAACCTCCAGTGTCCTGACCGATGACAAGGCCAAGCTCTCGTGGGAGGagctgaacacaaaaacggatacgACCCTCACCAGGACGAGGCGAAGTGTGACACCCACCAATGAAAGTACAAGCTCGCTTTTCTTGTTCTCCATTGAGAGCGTGACGCGGGTCCTCACCAACGACTCCTTCAGCATTTCCACCGACAACATCCTCCTCGATAAAACGACGTACACAGACACCTACAGCGAGGACTTCAATTCCACGGTGGAGATCGACCTTCAGGAGTCCAGCGGCGAAACCCACAGCCTCACCGTGATCAACTTCGCTTCCATGGACAACGTGCTCCCAGTCAGAGCTACTTCATCTGCGTCAAAAGCTGAACAGGTCATCAACGGGAATGTGGTGATTGTTCAGTCGAGCGGCAGCGTCGACGGCATCGCCTTGACGTTTGACGAGAGGAACACCAGTTTAGGACGTCCTCAGTGCGTCTTCTGGAACTTCAGCCTCTTCGATCGATTCGGCGGGTGGGATGACCAGGGCTGCGAGATGGTGGCCACTGTGAATGGAACCGTCACATGCAACTGCAGCCACTTGACCGCCTTCTCCATGCTAATGTCTCCTTCGGCTCCAGATAATCTATTTCTGGAAATCATGACCTACATTGGCGTCGCCATTTCCATCGCCTCTTTGGTAATATGTCTGATCATAGAAGCGTACGCCTGGAAAAGAATGAAACTGAAGGACTTGACGTACCTGCGCCATGTGTGCATTGTTAACATCGCAGTCTCGCTCCTTATCGCCAATATTTGGTTTATCATCGGGGCGGCCGTGTCAGAGTCAGCGGTGACAACGAAAGGCACCTGCAGCGCCGTGACgttcttcattcatttgttctaCCTGGCCTTGTTTTTCTGGATGTTGCTGTTCGGCCTCTTGCTGATCAAAAGCATGGTCTCCGTCTTTGACACCGGCTCATCCAAACGATCCAAGCTGGCCATCGGCTTTTCCCTGGGCTACGGAGCCCCGCTCCTCATCGCCGTCATCACTATAGCTGTGACCGCCCCCAACGACGAGTACACCGCCGGGGCCAAGGCGTGCTGGCTCAACTTCTTCCAGTCCAAAGCTCTGCTGGCCTTCGTGGTCCCAGCTCTGACCATCGTGGCCATCAACCTGGTGATCCTGATCTACGTCCTGTTCAAGATGTTAGTCAGCAGAAAAAGAGATTTGGGCAACTCCGCTCGTGCCCAACAACAAAGCGACATCGTCGTGATCGTCAGAACTGTGGCGGTCCTCTCGCCGTTCTTCGGCTTAACATGGAGCCTTGGAGTGGGAACCATGGTGGAGCCGACCAACTTTGGCATCCATGCCGCGTTTGCATTCTTCAACTCATTGCAG GGGTTCTTCATTCTTGTCTTTGGGACACTGTGGGACAAAAAG gTGCGAAAAGAAATTGGATTGAGTTCCAGATCTTCAATGAGCAACACAAGG AACACCACCTCTGGGACATCCTCAAGTGGACTTCTggggagactgaggaggagagggggag ATGGCTATCACGTGTCTACCTCCAACTCATCTGGCAACACCTGA
- the LOC128768349 gene encoding adhesion G protein-coupled receptor F5-like isoform X1 translates to MAVRKAAGCIIVVLLVYCCVKPPLPLGVFQHFGIDLLSPTHQIVRRSTLPNSTEYEVELVVEVLDLAQLRVFVAFLNLPVILTNTTQITSVNITTECSPTPGGRQCTCRDNYAFSSNNCQSGSACDPIIGGRCGCISGIPADGRYCELNTSSPATPSTTTVVTPTKAETMPTKPETTPTEAKTTPTKPKTTPTKANTAAAKTEEKLNVTLNIEFKDSYNDPTNDFHQDVLNTIETEFQKIDPGAQVRNLTFRSGSTIADYTVEAAFPDRNVIETVENGLIRELGKTYAVIFDSPEPLDFRPAKVFSGKTVTATCGPPSANLDFTSGWTAKWSLNNVDIQEDAEHRFTFQNNVSNLTILKTFRTDVGNYECRLTSANNSVFRQRLTFQLTDAPRIQVSPVLQKVACDREVTVDLKCEVQSPYTVRFTHNKTEAATEVTYLFRVEDCGTPTNRFTCEVVKHPEFTRDITVEITREEFTCKVEDDPVFGNGLLNDVGRAPCAENEDGEITAVCNSSGMWGSREDTCVLKVINDLLEQSEIVNSITLPTFLEEVREQVESLSDEVSESANNIDATVEILQNIGELASSGNISLDKTTMEDFLRTSSVLTDDKAKLSWEELNTKTDTTLTRTRRSVTPTNESTSSLFLFSIESVTRVLTNDSFSISTDNILLDKTTYTDTYSEDFNSTVEIDLQESSGETHSLTVINFASMDNVLPVRATSSASKAEQVINGNVVIVQSSGSVDGIALTFDERNTSLGRPQCVFWNFSLFDRFGGWDDQGCEMVATVNGTVTCNCSHLTAFSMLMSPSAPDNLFLEIMTYIGVAISIASLVICLIIEAYAWKRMKLKDLTYLRHVCIVNIAVSLLIANIWFIIGAAVSESAVTTKGTCSAVTFFIHLFYLALFFWMLLFGLLLIKSMVSVFDTGSSKRSKLAIGFSLGYGAPLLIAVITIAVTAPNDEYTAGAKACWLNFFQSKALLAFVVPALTIVAINLVILIYVLFKMLVSRKRDLGNSARAQQQSDIVVIVRTVAVLSPFFGLTWSLGVGTMVEPTNFGIHAAFAFFNSLQGFFILVFGTLWDKKVRKEIGLSSRSSMSNTRNTTSGTSSSGLLGRLRRRGGDGYHVSTSNSSGNT, encoded by the exons ATGGCCGTGCGAAAGGCAGCGGGATGCATAATTGTTGTTCTGCTCGTGTACTGCTGTGTGAAGCCCCCACTGCCTCTGGGTGTCTTTCAG CATTTTGGGATTGATCTTCTGTCACCGACTCATCAGATAGTAAGACGATCCA CTCTACCGAATTCCACCGAGTATGAGGTGGAACTGGTTGTTGAAGTCTTGGACTTGGCACAGTTACGGGTGTTTGTGGCTTTTCTCAATCTTCCTGTGATCCTCACCAACACCACGCAAATTACATCTGTGAACATCACAACAG AGTGCTCACCCACACCAGGCGGGCGCCAGTGCACATGCAGAGACAACTACGCTTTCTCCAGTAACAACTGTCAAAGCGGGTCGGCCTGTGACCCGATCATCGGTGGCAGGTGCGGATGCATCAGTGGCATCCCGGCCGACGGTCGATACTGCGAGCTGAACACCAGCAGTCCGG CCACACCTTCTACGACTACAGTGGTGACTCCAACAAAAGCAGAGACGATGCCAACGAAACCAGAGACGACTCCAACAGAAGCCAAGACGACTCCAACGAAACCAAAGACGACTCCAACAAAAGCCAATACGGCCGCAGCAAAAACAG AAGAGAAATTAAATGTCACCCTGAACATTGAATTCAAAGACTCCTACAATGACCCGACCAATGACTTTCACCAAGACGTTTTAAATACG ATTGAGACTGAATTTCAAAAGATTGACCCGGGGGCACAAGTGAGAAATTTGACATTCAG GAGCGGGAGCACAATTGCCGACTACACAGTGGAAGCTGCTTTTCCAGATCGTAACGTGATCGAAACAGTCGAAAATGGATTAATCAGAGAGCTGGGCAAGACGTATGCGGTGATATTTGACA GTCCAGAACCTTTGGATTTCCGTCCAGCTAAGGTCTTCTCTGGGAAGACTGTCACGGCAACATGTGGTCCTCCTTCAGCCAACCTGGATTTCACCAGCGGCTGGACGGCCAAGTGGAGCCTGAACAACGTCGACATCCAGGAAGACGCAGAACACAGATTCACATTCCAGAACAATGTCTCCAATCTCACAATATTGAAAACGTTCAGAACTGACGTCG GAAACTACGAATGCCGATTGACGTCTGCAAACAATTCCGTCTTCCGTCAGAGATTAACTTTCCAGTTGACCGACGCACCACGGATCCAGGTGTCTCCTGTTCTGCAGAAAGTTGCTTGTGACAGAGAAGTGACTGTGGATTTGAAATGCGAGGTTCAAAGCCCTTACACAGTGAGGTTCACACACAACAAGACTGAAG CAGCTACAGAGGTCACTTACCTGTTTAGGGTTGAAGACTGTGGCACACCCACAAACAGGTTCACTTGTGAGGTGGTCAAACATCCAGAGTTCACTCGAGATATCACGGTGGAAATAACAAGGGAGG AGTTCACGTGTAAGGTCGAGGACGATCCTGTATTTGGCAATGGATTGCTGAATGACGTGGGCAGAGCTCCGTGCGCCGAGAACGAGGACGGAGAGATAACAGCTGTTTGTAACAGCAGTGGCATGTGGGGAAGTCGAGAGGATACCTGCGTCCTGAAGGTCATCAACGATCTGCTTGAGCAGTCTGAG ATCGTGAACAGCATCACTTTGCCAACATTCTTGGAGGAAGTTAGGGAGCAAGTCGAGTCGCTGTCAGATGAAGTGAGTGAGTCCGCCAACAACATCGACGCCACTGTGGAAATCCTACAAAACATTGGAGAACTGGCATCGTCTGGGAACATATCGCTCGACAAAACCACAATGGAG GACTTTCTCAGAACCTCCAGTGTCCTGACCGATGACAAGGCCAAGCTCTCGTGGGAGGagctgaacacaaaaacggatacgACCCTCACCAGGACGAGGCGAAGTGTGACACCCACCAATGAAAGTACAAGCTCGCTTTTCTTGTTCTCCATTGAGAGCGTGACGCGGGTCCTCACCAACGACTCCTTCAGCATTTCCACCGACAACATCCTCCTCGATAAAACGACGTACACAGACACCTACAGCGAGGACTTCAATTCCACGGTGGAGATCGACCTTCAGGAGTCCAGCGGCGAAACCCACAGCCTCACCGTGATCAACTTCGCTTCCATGGACAACGTGCTCCCAGTCAGAGCTACTTCATCTGCGTCAAAAGCTGAACAGGTCATCAACGGGAATGTGGTGATTGTTCAGTCGAGCGGCAGCGTCGACGGCATCGCCTTGACGTTTGACGAGAGGAACACCAGTTTAGGACGTCCTCAGTGCGTCTTCTGGAACTTCAGCCTCTTCGATCGATTCGGCGGGTGGGATGACCAGGGCTGCGAGATGGTGGCCACTGTGAATGGAACCGTCACATGCAACTGCAGCCACTTGACCGCCTTCTCCATGCTAATGTCTCCTTCGGCTCCAGATAATCTATTTCTGGAAATCATGACCTACATTGGCGTCGCCATTTCCATCGCCTCTTTGGTAATATGTCTGATCATAGAAGCGTACGCCTGGAAAAGAATGAAACTGAAGGACTTGACGTACCTGCGCCATGTGTGCATTGTTAACATCGCAGTCTCGCTCCTTATCGCCAATATTTGGTTTATCATCGGGGCGGCCGTGTCAGAGTCAGCGGTGACAACGAAAGGCACCTGCAGCGCCGTGACgttcttcattcatttgttctaCCTGGCCTTGTTTTTCTGGATGTTGCTGTTCGGCCTCTTGCTGATCAAAAGCATGGTCTCCGTCTTTGACACCGGCTCATCCAAACGATCCAAGCTGGCCATCGGCTTTTCCCTGGGCTACGGAGCCCCGCTCCTCATCGCCGTCATCACTATAGCTGTGACCGCCCCCAACGACGAGTACACCGCCGGGGCCAAGGCGTGCTGGCTCAACTTCTTCCAGTCCAAAGCTCTGCTGGCCTTCGTGGTCCCAGCTCTGACCATCGTGGCCATCAACCTGGTGATCCTGATCTACGTCCTGTTCAAGATGTTAGTCAGCAGAAAAAGAGATTTGGGCAACTCCGCTCGTGCCCAACAACAAAGCGACATCGTCGTGATCGTCAGAACTGTGGCGGTCCTCTCGCCGTTCTTCGGCTTAACATGGAGCCTTGGAGTGGGAACCATGGTGGAGCCGACCAACTTTGGCATCCATGCCGCGTTTGCATTCTTCAACTCATTGCAG GGGTTCTTCATTCTTGTCTTTGGGACACTGTGGGACAAAAAG gTGCGAAAAGAAATTGGATTGAGTTCCAGATCTTCAATGAGCAACACAAGG AACACCACCTCTGGGACATCCTCAAGTGGACTTCTggggagactgaggaggagagggggag ATGGCTATCACGTGTCTACCTCCAACTCATCTGGCAACACCTGA